GGATTACTGTGAGCGAGGCTGCTTTTCTGATTTGGATCTCATTGACAACCTGGGGCCAGCCATGATGCTTAGTGATCGACTGACCTTCCTGGGTGAGTCTTGCCAGGCTCTGTCCCCTGGACCTTCAGCACAAGTGGACAGTTGTGAAGACTGGAGAGACTGTTCTAGACTTCTCCAGTCCAAAAGACATAGAACCCCGTGTGCCAGTCTCTACAAAGCATATTTTTgggtaacattttattttccagtaaTCTCAAACTTAGAAGTTGTAGAAGTAGTGTAAGGAATAAGGAACTCCCACACACTTTACCTAGACTTACTGGTTATTTGTATTTTGCCTCATTCATTCTCTCAATCAGGTTTTTTGGGAAAAATCTGAAAGTAAGTGGAGACATTGTTCTCCATAAATACCTGAGCgtgtatttcctaagaacaagaacattctcttacataaccacagttATCAAGATCAGAAGGTTCAGCACTGATACAGCACTCTCATCCGATCCACATGCGTATTCTCATTCCATCAGCCGTCCCAGTGATGTCCTTTATTTTGTCCAGGTTTGCGAATTTAGTTTGCAGGTCTTTTTAGTGCCTCTGCCTTTGCTGGTGCTTCCTTAACCTTGACATTTTAAGGGTCAGTTCAGCTCTCTTGTAGAATGTTCCCACTTTGGGTTGATCTCATGAGCAGATTCAGATTATGTATTTGGGCAGGAATTCCACTGAGGCGACGTGTCCTCCTCAGTGCTGTCTGCCCTCTTACTGGTAGAGTTTGcttttgatcacttggttaaagCGGCTTCCACTAAGTGTCTCCTCTGTGCAGCACCAAGTTTCCCTTTGATTTAACAATTTGTGGAGAGACTTTgagattatttaaatgttttttcataAAACTTTGACCCCCTAGTTTCAGTAACTACTCGTGGTTTTCTGACTGCCACCCCCTGTGTTTTAGTTGgcattccactgtatggatgccAACAAAGCATCTTTTTCCCTGTTTATCCTTTCATTTACATCAGGAATGGTCTCATGGGGGTTACTTTATTCAGTGTGTTATAATCCATGATGCTTGTTTATTTTGCTGCTTAGATTCTCCCAGGTTTGGCTCTTGGAGCCCCTTGTAAGCATGTGTTTGAATCCTTTTGGTCCCACTGATCTGTGAGCTTGGAGACCGCTCTGGAAGAATTTCTCTGCTCCGTGGAATGGCTGGTCTGGGGTCTCTTCTTTTGTTTAGGGCCAGAGGTGACCTAGCGCTCTCTTTCCTCTATAGGAAAGTACCGCGAGTTCCACCGGTTATACGGGGAGAAGCGTTTCGTTGATGCCGCTTCTCTTCTCCTGTCATTGATGACTTCTCAGATTGCCCCACGGTCTTTCTGGATGACGCTTCTAACAGATGCCCTGCCCCTTCTGGAACAGAAACAGGTACAGGTTGAGTCCAGTGATTTTCTTCTCTGCCTGCCATCCTGTCGCTGTTGCAGATATGTACCTATCCATTGTCTCCTAAGTAGGCCTGTGTGTGCGCGTGTTCCCCCCACAGCACCCACTCTGTGAGAAAAACTACTTAATTTGAAACGAGGCCGCTATCTGCTGACAATATTCAGCCCAGGGCCCTGACAGGAAGAGCTGAGAGTGAGAACAGGGGTGCTCTGCCCTGCCGGGGTTGCATATACAAAGCACACTCCTCCAAAAGGGATCCAAGAAAGGGTATCTCAGCCTGGCCCTGTGCCCAAACCAGGGCAGGTTTTGCCTGGGGAGCAGCTAAGTGAAGCAGCATCTCTCTCCTAGGTGATTTTTTCAGCAGAGCAAACATATGAGCTGATGAGGTGTCTGGAGGACTTGACTTCAGGAAAGCCAGTGTGTGGAGAGCCTGATCCCCAGCGACTCCAGGTCAGTTTAGCTTTTCCAGTTTGTTCGTTCCACAATGTAGAAAGGCTCCCCGCCAGCACTGGCTCCTTAAAATTCATGTGCCTCTTAAGTTATCTCTTAACCTGTAACTGTGACACACCAACTTTTTAGGAGAAAATGGGGTGATTCTAGTATTCTGGTCTCACATTCTTTCCTGCTGATCGGTCACAGTGGTCCTTTGCATGCAGCTCCATCTCTTAAATTAAGAACTTGCTGGACAGTACTACTACAtgttaaatgcctttttttttttttaacctttggatTAGCCTTGGGAGCTGTGAAGAAGGGAAACTTCCTGCTGTACCTCATGCTGGCTCTCTGCTTTTAGGATGACGACGTAGAGACCACCAAAGTGGAAATGCTGAGACTTGCTCTTGCACGAAATCTTGCTCGGTCAATTATAAAAGAAGGCTCGCTGGAAGGTTCCTGAAGCCAGCTCCAACATGGTATCTTTGTAAGgctatgtatatacatttttaaaagaataaatgttttcttttgcaaATGTAAGGCAAGTTCTTAAGAGTCCATCTAGGGAGTTTTTAATCTACCTGCACTACAAACCTGAGGTAGCTCTCTTCTCAGAGAAAAAGGCACCCCTAGAAGTTATGAACGGTGAGTAGTGCCCTCTTGCCTCTAATTAGGAACTTCAACAGGACCATTCAGTAGTTTACTTGTGCTCCTGGAATCTGGCCTCACCTCAGAATCCTCTGGAACACTCACGTTAACTTTCTGGTTGTCTCCTTTAACAAAGAAAAGGAACTTACACTTTTAACAAAAACCTCCGGTAATGAATGCCAGCATATCCAGCTGTCTACATTGGAACTCGTAAGGGGCACCTACCCCCAACATCAGGTGAACGGTGTCTGTACTGGAAGGATTCCAAGTAGGGCGAAAATGGTTTTATTTAACATGCAGCAAACCAAGGGCAGCAGTTGATATATCCAGTACAGTCGTTTGTCACAAAGCAGTGACCTCAGTAGTAATGAGTAACACTCATAAGTAATTTTAATGTCTGAAGCTTATTATAAAGGTATGTTTCCACATAGTAATTCCACAGACCTTCCCAGGGCTGCAGCGGCTCATCTCTGGAAAGCTCTTGGATTTAGTCCTTAAGTAGTGAAACTGATTCACTTTTGACTGTCCTAGTGAAGCAGTGAAACCTGCTTGCTAACcatgggagggaaggggagatgaCTTGATAGAATAAGGATGCCTGGCAAGGATCAGGGAACATGGCTTGTGCCACCTTTGCCTGGAGAGGAGTCTGAGCCCTCCAGCTGAGCCCTTCAGGTGAGCTGTGTGCTCTTTCCCCAGCTGGTGGTTCTCACTTTCCTATCGCCTTGTGAGGCCTAGAGTCCCTGGTCCAGTTGCATCTGCTGGATGGAGCAGCTGGGGCTAAGCACTGTCAAAGCAATAGGGTCTGGTGACTCGATTCAAGCAAGGCCCCTAATCTCACCACCTCCAGACCCAACATCTCGCTGACAATGCCCCTCAGCAGCTGGGGACAGTCGTTTCTGGGTGGCAGGTAAGGACAGAAGTCTAGTGCAATGTGTCTAACCCTAAGGCCTCCTGTTCCCGACCATATGCGACAGCACAGGCCATCcggtgggaggaaggggaggccaAAGCAGGAGGACACAGGGTGATGGGCATTGTCTTCCCCTTCAGAGACTTGAGGGGCAGGACAGCAGTTTATTTCATGCCAAGCAAGAGGTAGTGAGTAGGATGGCCTGTTCCCACAGCAGGAGGCACGCTTTTCCCAGAAAGTGCTGAGTAGCTTCCAGAGAAGGCAAAACACTGgttctcttccattttctttcctatcCCTAGTTTAGGCTGCCATGAGGCCAAGTTCTGTTTCTAATAGGTTGAGTTCCTTGTCCTACTGAGATGTCCATAGGACACAGCCTGCCACCGCCAGGAAAAGCACACAACTCATCATCCAGTGACCATTCCAGGATGACGCTGCCCACGGAAGGCAGGGTTGGGAGATTCGGCAGCACTCCAACTCCTTACTGTGGGCCTAGGGCCATTCGGGACTACTGGGCTTTGCCCACCTCACTGAAGGTGGAAGCAGGCGCCTGCCAGGGGAAGCACGGAGTAGCGATGCAGGGGCTGAGACATCTGGGGGTGTGAGGACACGGTCCTTGAGGGAGGGCCCTGAGTCTGTCTGCAGGGACCTCCCCGTTGTGGCATCAGGGGATGCCAGCACAAGGGGAACAGCCTACTCCAGCCTTGGGTCCATGTGCCCAGGGCGGAGTGCAGATTGGGGGCCACTCCCCACCTGACAGTACGTGGCCACTTCAAGTCACACAGGTAAATAAAAAGAGGTCCTTTTAGGGGCGAAGAGAGATCATCACAGCAGCAGCTTGGCTCCTGGCAGCAATGCCCAGGGCCCCCATTCCATATCAAACCTCTAAGCACTGCAGTCAGGACGTGGAGAATGACTGGACCTGGAGAGCCTCCCATCTTGGGGCAGCCTGCCTGGGCTTCAAAGTGCAGATGACAGTGTCTTCTGGGGTCATAGGTTCCCCCACTGCTCCACAGGAGGGAACTGGTCCACCTCGCCCACCTCTGTGCTCAGCTGCTCCCCCAGTGCGAAGGTCAGCCTGTACCGAAGCCTCGCCTTCTCCTGTAGCAGAGAGGCAGCACATGAGACGCCCTCCTCTCCAATCCCCTTGGGGCTCTGCTCCTACCACCCCTTCTGTACTCAGCCACTGGACCAGGGCAGAGAAGGGACGCAGGTTAATGGCTGCAGCATCACAACTGGGAGGCAGTCATCCCAAGGCCCTAAACTGGGGACACCTAGAGCGTTAGACTGCAGTCCTGGTTCGAGCTCACCTTCAGTGGATTGGCCAGCAGCATGACCTGGGTGATGGCTGCAGGTGGCTGGATGGGGCTAAACGGAGAGAGTTCTGTCCCAGACGGTGGCTGTAACTTTACTTTCATTgactaaagagagagagagaagcaccTTTGAAGAGACGGCAGGTGCCCCTGAGACAGAACCAGGTAAGGCCACAGTGAACACATGCTGCCTCCTGGATGCAGTGGtgcaagagaaacgtaatttctGCCTCCAGAGGCCCCAGGAAGCTGGGGGTACCTTGGGCACTGCCGCCTGCAGCACGATGCTCTTGATAGGCAAGGGTGCCGTATTCAGCATGGACACTACCACCACCAGCACGTCTGGCCGGCCTGGAGGGCACTCCTTGGCAAAATGGAAGAGGATGCGGAAGCCGTTTTTATCATAGGCTGTCACAGGAAGGGCGCTACCTGTAAGAAGGTGGCACGTGATTGTCTAAGGGGAGAGGGCCGAAGATGCCCAACAGAGCGCTGCAGCCAAGTGGGGAGGGCGAGGGGACCCTGTGGTGATGAGGCTCCCTGGAGGAGTCTGGGGAGGAGCCTCTATCAGAGCTTCCTGAGAATTTGAGGCAGGAACAAGCAAGGCTCAAACAGCAGGAGAgcggcccaccccaccccttccacTCCCCACACCGCAAGCCCCGCCTCCCCTCTtaccccaaacctccaacacctACTAGGCTTGATAGACTCCAGGGGCACGTGGACACTGGCCAGGGAGAGCTCAGGCCCCTTCATGGGGCTGCCCTGGGACTGGAAGGCAGGTGGTTGGAAAAGAGGGCTGCCGGGCCCcgtggagaaggggaggagaggccTAGCTGAGGTGCTGGTGGGGATCAGAGGGGAGGTGGTAGCCCCAGGGAAGAAGCTGGCGGAGGCAGGTTTCACCAGGCCTGAGGtcctgggaggcaggaaggagaacaAGGCAAATCAAAGACCAGGCAGAGCTGCTGGGCCGCCCCTTGCGAAGGCCTCCCAGGCTAGAGCTGgatcctctccccttccctagCTTCCAGATTCCAGCCTGGCAGACCAGGCTAAAAGGGAGCACCCTCAACCCCTCGGCAGCTGCCTCTGGGCCTGCCCACCTCCCGCACACCCGCTATCTCCCACTCATTACGCTTTGGCCTCTTCTAGAAGCTGATCGAGCGCATCCAGCTGGTGCGTGGTGCTGTCGCCCAAACATGAACCATGGTACCCAGGAGCTGCGGGCTCAGCCTTTGGGGCCGAAGCTGGGGCCAGTCCAGTAGGGAACAAAAAGGAGCCTGCTTTGGGGGCAGCAACGCTGGCTGGGACCACAGGAGCCTGGGAGTTGCCTGCGGGGAGTGCAGAGGACTGGAGGAGACGCCCATCTGAGGGGCTACAGGTACCAGTCCCCGGTTTGGAGCTGAAGAAGTCCAGGTCCGACTGTTCATTCTATGGGGAATGGAAAGCGTGAATGAGTGGAGCGTGGAGGGCCCTGCAGGCAGcagagggtgtgggcatgcctcCTCCTTTGCCCAGGACCCTACTGCAACCCTTCTGGACGAGCAGCCCTCCGAGGACAGGGCAGGGAAGTACTTGGATGTGATCCCAGCTGCACCCAGGGCACTGACCTAGGAGGTCAGGACAGCCAGCTGGTCGCAGCTAACAGCAGCTGAGAGCTAGTCAGGAAAAGGGGAGGATCCTAGTAAGTCACGTTTATAGAGCCCTTCAGTGATGGCAACTGTGCCCTTACCTGGAACAGGGGCCACTGGCTGTTACCAGCTGACTCTTTGGGAGGAACACTGGGGGCTGGGTCAGTGAGGCCTGGGAACAGAGAAGCCTGGTGAGAAGGGCTCTGGGCTCGGGCagctcccaccccacctgcctgAGGAAGGGTCACATGACAAAAGTGAGGTCAATGGGTGAAGTAGGGAGGCAGGTGCCCCCAAGCAGCCTCTAGAGGGGAATGGATCCTCTGTAGTCCTTACAATGACAGCcccagggagagggaagcagagcaATACACTGGGTCCACTGTATCCACCCTGCAGTCCACACGCACACCGATGGCCTGAGGGACACTGAAGCCTCCTTCTCACATTTGCTAAAGCACACAGGGTCCCCCTCGGATGTCCTCCTGATCCCATACACCTTTCCTCTTTACCGACACCACCAGAAGCCCTTTACGCCCCCTCCCAGGACACACCCAAGCAGAGCAGCTCCTCGTCCAGCAGGCAGAGGGCGTTGCTTGCGCTGTTGGGTCCTGGGGGGGCCTCGGCCTGGCTGCAGGAGTGGCTGCACCCACCTCCCGAGGCCtgcgggggtggagggaggacagggatgtccaaggaggtgggggcaggggctgaggaGCTGCTCGGTGCATCCAACTCAGCAAGGTCGATGAGAGTGCCTTGGTTACTGGAGTGGTTGTTTCCTGGATGGATGAACAGGAGACAGGAATAGAGGCCCCTCTAATAGCTGTACAGGAGGCAGAACTCCGTGCACAGCCTCTGGCCTAATCTGAGGGCGCCTGTGCCTGGGGAACGTGAAGAGCAAGTGGAGGCGCTGGGCAGGGAAGACCCTGCTGAGCGTATCTCCCAGCCTCTGGGAAGCTGGAGAATCCCCTCGAGGCCTGAGGGATGACACACTGGTCAACCTGCACCGTGGCCTGTAGGTGGGGACTAGGGCTGGGCTGGAGTGGGGACTAGAACATTTTACCTTCAGAGTTGGGCATGGCTGAGGTAGACACCTCACCATTGATGACCTGCCCTTCAACGATTGTTTTGTAAGAGTTGATCACCCGGGAGAGGTTGTCACTGGCCTGCAGGATGTCCCCTAGAGCAGGAAAGAGACTTTTCACTCCTGGCCAGAACAACTTTCCCCACCACAAACAGATCCAAATTCCCTGGTCATCCTCATCAACCACTCTTTGCCTTTCACTCACCCAAACTATTGTCATTGTCCTCTGTCTCactggctagtttgaataatgTCCGCCTCTTGTTCTCACACCGATCAAACAGTTCCTGAAGAGACCCAGACATAAATCAGAGCTACCAGGGTTCTGAGAGGTCACCTAATGCAGTGTTCATGCCCAGAAAATCCCAGGGCTCCCCTGGTACCATGGTCAGTTAACGGCAGAGCTGGGCTCAGACCATGTCTTCCTGCTGCCAGCCTCCACCACAGTGTCACCCAAGATACCTGCTCAGGCAGAAAAGCCCCCAGGATGTCCCTACCTCCTAGGCTGGCACACGCCTCAGAATTCAAAGTATAAGTGACTGAGGACTAACGTGAGCATCAGGGGCGCAGGGTGGGCATTCCTGCCCAAACGTGCCCAAGGCAGAAGGcgaggcagggagcaggggcaaGCCCGAGGGCGGGTCTGCAGAGTCACATGGACACCGGTGTACGTGCACTCCCACCTCAGGGCGAGCCACCCATGGCTCATGTGCAAAACGGGAGCGCCACCCCATCTCTACCTGGCTGCTGTGCTGATTAATAGGTCAAGGAACACCAGGTGTCTCAGAGCAGGGACTCAGCAAAGGCTGGCTCCCTTTCCCAGGGCCCAGCTCTCCAGACAGGTCTTACCTTCATGAGCTCTTTATCTGCCTCTGAAGAATCCTCTTTGCTATAATGAAGCAGCATCTCACTGAGCAGCTTTACGTTGTTATTAACCTCCTCTAAAGTGTGCAGGCGCTTGGTCACCTTCTGGATCCGAGCCTCATCCTGCATCCAAGAGAATCAGGAGAAAGGGCTCAACTGGACTCGTCCCACTAGCCCTAAATCCCGCCAAGCAAGGATCACACCTTCCGAGAGAACACGAGAGCAGAGGCCAGCCCCATAGAAGCTCTTTTCAATGCCTGGTTCCTGGGAACGACTGGCTTCAGACCCCATCtacagttttccttttaaaacaccAGCCCTTGCTACCCCCAGGTTTGGCCCCATCTACTCTTGCTCCTCTAGCCCATTCTCCCCTAGAAGCCCCTCGCTCCTCCTTCCAGGTaagggctggggacaggggcaAACAAGACCTAACCCCAGGGGGAGGGACCTCTGCTCTGTGGTCACAGGCTCCTCCCCCGCAGGGCCACTCACTTCCTTCACCATGGACTTGATGAGTTTGTTGGCCTCCTGCAGGTCATCTGGGTTTTTGCTTTTCAACAACTTGGCTAAAAGCTGGAAGAGGAAGGTATCAAAGGTGAAGGGACAGGCAGCACCCCACCTGGGGAGACCACAGGAACCGAGCTCCCCACAGCACTGAGCAGACCCCCACCTCATCTGCGGACACAGCAGGCTGGGATGCACTTTACCTTGGATTTCTCCTCATCATCAAAAACAGGGTTTTTGGGACGAGGTGGTGGAGAGGGGATCAGCGTCCTGTCCACAGGGATCAGGGGGTCAGACTGCACTATGCCTGAAAGGGGATGCAGGGCAGTGTTCGCTCAGGCTGGGccaccctgctgcctgcccttCCCCACACAGCAAGGGGGCACTCCTCCCTGTAACCAGGCTGGCAGGCCACGTGCACCTCGGCCCCTCAaaccccagcccaggccctccTGCTTCTTCAGGAGGAAGGGACGCAGCCTGGGGTGACAGACACCACCTCGTTCTTCCTGGCCTGGGCCATCCTTCAGGACTGCTGTGAGGCTGAGGGAAGGCAGGCACTTACCCTGTCTCTTCAACATGTGGTAGGCATCCTTGATCTTTGATTCTTCCGGCAGGGCCAATGTCCAGCTATAAAGCAACTCGATGACCTTGGTCTTCACTTTCTCAGACACCCTGTCCCCTAGGTACTAAGAGGCAAAGAACATGGGAAAACCTAGCAAGTGCAGGCTGGAGGCAGAAACAGAGGGCTCTCTTCATAGCAATGAAACGGTCACTAACTGGTTACAGTCCTCAAGCCTCCTCCAAGCCCGCAGGTGTGGGGTGAGGCAGCcccagaggggaggtgggaacTACCCGCACGCAGCAGCTGTATAGGTCTGCGGGACAGACTGTGGCTAGGCGGGGGGGCCAGGAGCGCGTCACTGCGTTTCCATGCACAATCTACCAGAAACACAACCGCACTTTATCTCCAAGGAGTTAGAGAAAGTCTTTAGCGTGAAAAATTGTTCCCTCTGCCATAAATGGGTGCCCAGAGCTTAACTAACACTAGCGTGCAAGGGAAGCCAAGTGGTGAGGGGGGCCAGCTGTTTGCGTCCACGTGAGCCAGGCTGAGGGAGAGGGACTGCTGTCACTAGGGGCCCAGAGGCTGGCGCTGTACAGCCCCCCTGCGCCCCTACACAGCTGCTGCTGCACTTAGGCTGGGAGCCCTGTACAGGCATCCTGTTCCCTCAGGGCCTAGCTCTCTGAGGCAGGACCTGGGGAATCTCGGATCAGTGGAGATGCTGGTTTGTGCAGTGCAAGCCAGCAGGATAGGAGAGGGGGAGGAACACAAAAGAGGTTcctagaaatgaggaaactgccACCGACTGACCTTTGGAGAGACGACTTTGATCAACTCATTCAAAAACCGGAACTTTCCCACTTCGTTATGAAATCTCCTCCCACAGTTCTTCATGCAGGCCTCCAGCACCTGGTCCACACAAAGGAGAGGCGCTCAGTGAGGGGGTCCGGGTAGGAGCTGGCACTCGGCCAGACCCTGCACAAAAGTAGCGCTGAACAAATAATCACCCAAGGAAGGAACTAACCGGGAAAAGTCGTGTACACTGCCTCAGGGCCACAGGATTACAGACTTAAGTGTCCCTCAAATTGCAAACCTCTCCCAGGGAAGCTCAACAAGAACTAAAACCCTGATACCCAGATACCAGGACAGATCAAATGTCAGTCCTGGAAGGCGCCTGCCTGCAAGATTCTGCCCTTGTGTCGTACCGATGAGGCAACAGGCCCAGAGGTAACATTTCTCCGACTCAGGGTCCAGGGTTCTTTCCACAAGCTGATCAATGTTTTGGGGAGGTGGCAGAGAATATTTAaattgttatcttcattttagatGACATGCTAttttccctcccctgctcccatcTAGTTTCCTCCTGGGGCCCACAAAACTGCCTGAAGTTTTCTTGTGCTGCCCGTGGCCCTGCAGCTTATGCCCAGGAGCACAGCACCCGGTGCTGCCCCCGTCTTTGTAAAGGCTCCCGTCTTTGTAAAGCAGGGTTTCCAGCTGCACCACTACTGCCATTTGGGGCAGTCATTTGCTGTGGAAGCCTGCCCTGAATGTTACACGGTGTTCAGCGGCACCCCCAGCCTCTACCCTCCAGATGCTGGTATCAGCCCCTGACATGGGACACCAAGTATCTCTAGACATTGCCCAATGTCCCCTGAGGGACAAAACCTCCCCTGGTGGAGAACCACGGGTTTAAAGCCTTCAGCAGAAGCATGCATGTGGGTTGTTTAAGCGCCTTTTCCACAACCATGtcccctctcctgtctccccaAGAGCTGAATAAGTCAGGAGAGAACCCTGGAATCCTGGTTtaggggagaggctggaggtgcCAAAGGGccacacacagccacacatcTTGAATCCTCTTAGTCTGAATAAATGCTAAGATCTGCCCACTGGTGTGATGCCTTCACTAGTAACTGGTATTATTTTTACCTACAGAATGAATTATACTTGGCCAACTCTTACTGGGCAAGACAGCTCTGACAGCATCTCTTcgagaagccttccctgagctCCACCCTAGGCCCAGGGCCCCTGCCTCTGGCTCCCCACCCTGGCTCAGCCACTCTGCTTCTCCCACAGGCCTTGTGCTCACACCAGCAGTGAGCTTCTCACACACTGAgaagctcagtgcctggcacaagggCATGAGCCCCAACCCTGCTGGAGATGCCAGCGGGTGCACGAGCAAAGGCCTGGGCTCATGAAGAGCCACTGTCGGCATGAAAAACCTACCGTCAGGGCCTGGACCGCCTCCCATTCCTGCGGAGACTGGATCTTATGGGCCAGCAGTCGGACGGCGATCTGTGGCCTGGGAGACAAGCAGACCACACTTTCAGGACCCTGACCCTCTGCCATTTGGCTAGCCCTCCATGGCCACAGCTTTTGACCTTTCCAGTTAGCCATCCCTCACCTGCCCCCTAACAGCTTTGAGACTCACCCTTCAAGCTCTTTGTTGATCTGATCACAAAAGCCAATTATGTATTCCCAGTCCTCCTGGCGGTTGGAAGGATTGGTGGCTTTATCTTGggacagaacaaaaaggaggacAACTATTATAAAGAGCAAGGAGGACACAATAGAAGGTTTCCTCACAGTTTGTAGGTTTTGATGTAAAGAGAAGTTTGTTTAGAAATTTCTCCTCCAATAGCGACGCCTCAATAGTTCAAACATTGTTTTCTGTCTAGTATTTTGAAAGACacagatgaaagagaaaacaaatcctATGTTCTCATTTTAAGGTAAGCTAACAGCGTGTATTGAACCCCTCTAGGCATCAATCACTGTGCTATCTGTCCCTGGGATCTCAGAAACAGACTGCGCCTCAGTGATCAGCACCTTCAAGTTTAAACGGTCTTCCACGATCAAGGACAAATGCTCAGGGTTCTCAGAGGGTCGCCGAGGGTTTAAATTCCAGGAGCTAAATGCCTCGTCTCCTAATACTTGGTGTGGGTCCTCTTTTCCCTGTTATTCCCAGAACGCGTGCTTACAGAGGACGGCACCAGCTGAGGGTGGTTAAATGT
This is a stretch of genomic DNA from Camelus bactrianus isolate YW-2024 breed Bactrian camel chromosome 16, ASM4877302v1, whole genome shotgun sequence. It encodes these proteins:
- the GGA3 gene encoding ADP-ribosylation factor-binding protein GGA3 isoform X3 — its product is MKNCGRRFHNEVGKFRFLNELIKVVSPKYLGDRVSEKVKTKVIELLYSWTLALPEESKIKDAYHMLKRQGIVQSDPLIPVDRTLIPSPPPRPKNPVFDDEEKSKLLAKLLKSKNPDDLQEANKLIKSMVKEDEARIQKVTKRLHTLEEVNNNVKLLSEMLLHYSKEDSSEADKELMKELFDRCENKRRTLFKLASETEDNDNSLGDILQASDNLSRVINSYKTIVEGQVINGEVSTSAMPNSEGNNHSSNQGTLIDLAELDAPSSSSAPAPTSLDIPVLPPPPQASGGGCSHSCSQAEAPPGPNSASNALCLLDEELLCLGLTDPAPSVPPKESAGNSQWPLFQNEQSDLDFFSSKPGTGTCSPSDGRLLQSSALPAGNSQAPVVPASVAAPKAGSFLFPTGLAPASAPKAEPAAPGYHGSCLGDSTTHQLDALDQLLEEAKATSGLVKPASASFFPGATTSPLIPTSTSARPLLPFSTGPGSPLFQPPAFQSQGSPMKGPELSLASVHVPLESIKPSSALPVTAYDKNGFRILFHFAKECPPGRPDVLVVVVSMLNTAPLPIKSIVLQAAVPKSMKVKLQPPSGTELSPFSPIQPPAAITQVMLLANPLKEKARLRYRLTFALGEQLSTEVGEVDQFPPVEQWGNL
- the GGA3 gene encoding ADP-ribosylation factor-binding protein GGA3 isoform X2 produces the protein MAEAEGESLESWLNKATNPSNRQEDWEYIIGFCDQINKELEGPQIAVRLLAHKIQSPQEWEAVQALTVLEACMKNCGRRFHNEVGKFRFLNELIKVVSPKYLGDRVSEKVKTKVIELLYSWTLALPEESKIKDAYHMLKRQGIVQSDPLIPVDRTLIPSPPPRPKNPVFDDEEKSKLLAKLLKSKNPDDLQEANKLIKSMVKEDEARIQKVTKRLHTLEEVNNNVKLLSEMLLHYSKEDSSEADKELMKELFDRCENKRRTLFKLASETEDNDNSLGDILQASDNLSRVINSYKTIVEGQVINGEVSTSAMPNSEGNNHSSNQGTLIDLAELDAPSSSSAPAPTSLDIPVLPPPPQASGGGCSHSCSQAEAPPGPNSASNALCLLDEELLCLGLTDPAPSVPPKESAGNSQWPLFQNEQSDLDFFSSKPGTGTCSPSDGRLLQSSALPAGNSQAPVVPASVAAPKAGSFLFPTGLAPASAPKAEPAAPGYHGSCLGDSTTHQLDALDQLLEEAKATSGLVKPASASFFPGATTSPLIPTSTSARPLLPFSTGPGSPLFQPPAFQSQGSPMKGPELSLASVHVPLESIKPSSALPVTAYDKNGFRILFHFAKECPPGRPDVLVVVVSMLNTAPLPIKSIVLQAAVPKSMKVKLQPPSGTELSPFSPIQPPAAITQVMLLANPLKEKARLRYRLTFALGEQLSTEVGEVDQFPPVEQWGNL
- the GGA3 gene encoding ADP-ribosylation factor-binding protein GGA3 isoform X1: MAEAEGESLESWLNKATNPSNRQEDWEYIIGFCDQINKELEGPQIAVRLLAHKIQSPQEWEAVQALTVLEACMKNCGRRFHNEVGKFRFLNELIKVVSPKYLGDRVSEKVKTKVIELLYSWTLALPEESKIKDAYHMLKRQGIVQSDPLIPVDRTLIPSPPPRPKNPVFDDEEKSKLLAKLLKSKNPDDLQEANKLIKSMVKEDEARIQKVTKRLHTLEEVNNNVKLLSEMLLHYSKEDSSEADKELMKELFDRCENKRRTLFKLASETEDNDNSLGDILQASDNLSRVINSYKTIVEGQVINGEVSTSAMPNSEGNNHSSNQGTLIDLAELDAPSSSSAPAPTSLDIPVLPPPPQASGGGCSHSCSQAEAPPGPNSASNALCLLDEELLCLGLTDPAPSVPPKESAGNSQWPLFQNEQSDLDFFSSKPGTGTCSPSDGRLLQSSALPAGNSQAPVVPASVAAPKAGSFLFPTGLAPASAPKAEPAAPGYHGSCLGDSTTHQLDALDQLLEEAKATSGLVKPASASFFPGATTSPLIPTSTSARPLLPFSTGPGSPLFQPPAFQSQGSPMKGPELSLASVHVPLESIKPSSALPVTAYDKNGFRILFHFAKECPPGRPDVLVVVVSMLNTAPLPIKSIVLQAAVPKSMKVKLQPPSGTELSPFSPIQPPAAITQVMLLANPLKEKARLRYRLTFALGEQLSTEVGEVDQFPPVEQWGNL